One genomic window of Punica granatum isolate Tunisia-2019 chromosome 1, ASM765513v2, whole genome shotgun sequence includes the following:
- the LOC116192368 gene encoding defensin-like protein 19, producing the protein MAKQLANSFTRSLVPVLLMSLFLVFTEMPIAEARVCQRLSTTWLGFCGNSGNCDRQCREREGALHGACHTKFPGVACFCYFRASLMEGDEFQIQGIYSDTMCASHHKNWDKENFETQHSNGWDHWSHYWSQMIFMQDPGLI; encoded by the exons ATGGCCAAGCAATTAGCTAACAGCTTCACTCGCTCTCTCGTGCCTGTGCTCCTGATGTCTCTGTTTTTAGTATTTACAG AAATGCCAATAGCAGAAGCGAGAGTCTGTCAGAGGCTCAGCACGACGTGGTTGGGTTTCTGTGGGAATTCTGGCAACTGCGATCGGCAGTGCAGGGAACGGGAAGGTGCTCTTCATGGGGCTTGCCACACTAAGTTCCCTGGAGTCGCATGCTTCTGCTACTTTAGAGCATCACTGATGGAGGGAGACGAGTTCCAAATTCAGGGAATctactctgataccatgtgcGCGTCCCATCACAAAAATTgggataaagaaaattttgaaactcaACACTCCAATGGATGGGACCATTGGTCCCATTATTGGTCCCAAATGATTTTTATGCAGGATCCAGgacttatttaa
- the LOC116192562 gene encoding defensin-like protein 1 yields the protein MAKQLANSFTRSLVLVLLISLLLSFSEMPMAEAKVCQKRSKTWSGVCLNTGNCNRQCRNWEGARSGACHRQGFGFACFCYFKC from the exons ATGGCCAAGCAATTAGCTAATAGCTTCACTCGCTCCCTTGTCCTCGTGCTCCTGATTTCTCTGCTTTTATCATTTTCAG aaatgcCGATGGCAGAAGCGAAAGTGTGTCAGAAGAGGAGCAAGACGTGGTCCGGCGTCTGCTTGAATACGGGCAACTGCAACAGGCAGTGCAGGAACTGGGAAGGTGCCAGGAGTGGAGCTTGCCACCGGCAGGGCTTCGGATTCGCATGCTTCTGCTACTTTAAGTGCTAA
- the LOC116193135 gene encoding 50S ribosomal protein L31, chloroplastic, protein MALNLSTSFVPRTFSPPSLPVGKGKSRGCRPAAVSCRKKDLHPEFYDDAKVYCNGELVMTTGGTQKEYVVDAWSGNHPFYLGNRSGVLVDADQVEKFRKKFGGLSEIMEIPVLKGEIVIPSRRKAAGKGKKK, encoded by the coding sequence ATGGCGCTGAACCTCTCTACTAGCTTCGTGCCCAGAACGTTCTCTCCGCCTTCCCTCCCCGTCGGGAAGGGGAAGAGCCGGGGCTGTCGTCCGGCGGCGGTTAGCTGCCGGAAGAAGGACCTTCACCCGGAGTTCTACGACGACGCGAAGGTGTACTGCAACGGGGAGCTGGTGATGACCACCGGCGGAACCCAGAAGGAGTACGTAGTGGATGCGTGGTCCGGAAACCACCCCTTCTACCTCGGAAACCGCTCCGGCGTCCTCGTCGACGCCGACCAGGTCGAGAAGTTCAGGAAGAAGTTCGGCGGCCTTTCCGAGATCATGGAGATTCCCGTCCTCAAGGGCGAGATCGTCATCCCCAGCAGGCGCAAGGCCGCTGGTAAGGGCAAGAAGAAGTGA
- the LOC116192528 gene encoding mannan endo-1,4-beta-mannosidase 7-like: MKMPWTHSVLPILLIAFVLQKGATLTEGADGDGFVTTSGVHFMLNGSPFYANGFNAYWLMLFGSDPSQRSKVPSAFQEATSHGLTMARTWAFSDGGNYSPLQYSPGSYNEKMFQGLDFVVSEARKSGIKLVLSFVNNYETLGGKKQYVEWARSQGQSISSEDDFFTNPLVKTFYKNHIKTVLTRRNTVTGIAYKDDPTIMAWELMNEVRCPSDQSGKTVQAWITEMASYVKSIDGNHMLEAGLEGFYGQSSAQKQQNNPYFLVGTDFIQNNQIPGIDFATVHSYPDQWLNASDYENQLSFLNNWVTTHIHDAQNILRKPLLFAEFGKSSKESGYSPSQRDQFFETVYSAIYSSASSGGAAAGSMFWQLLTEGMDSYRDGYEVVLSESPSTANLIMAQSKQLRRITKMYARLRNVEIWRRVNENGGKI, encoded by the exons ATGAAGATGCCTTGGACGCATTCAGTCCTGCCCATACTTCTGATAGCTTTTGTCCTGCAGAAGGGAGCAACACTAACGGAAGGAGCCGATGGTGACGGGTTCGTTACGACCAGCGGGGTTCATTTCATGCTGAATGGGAGCCCGTTCTATGCGAACGGGTTCAATGCCTACTGGTTGATGCTCTTCGGCTCCGACCCGTCTCAGCGATCCAAAGTCCCCTCCGCGTTTCAGGAAGCAACCTCCCATGGCCTCACTATGGCCCGCACTTGGGCCTTCAGCGACGGCGGTAATTACTCCCCGCTTCAGTACTCCCCTGGCTCCTACAACGAGAAGATGTTCCAG GGATTGGATTTTGTGGTGTCGGAAGCAAGAAAGTCCGGAATAAAGCTTGTGCTCAGTTTCGTGAACAACTACGAGACTCTGGGAGGGAAGAAGCAGTATGTGGAGTGGGCCAGAAGCCAGGGGCAGTCCATTTCGTCCGAGGACGATTTCTTCACCAATCCTTTGGTCAAGACTTTCTACAAAAATCATATCAAG ACCGTGCTTACTAGGAGGAACACGGTGACGGGAATTGCTTACAAGGATGATCCCACCATTATGGCTTGGGAGCTGATGAATGAGGTCAGATGCCCTTCAGACCAATCTGGGAAGACCGTCCAG GCTTGGATCACGGAGATGGCTAGTTACGTGAAGTCAATCGATGGGAACCACATGCTAGAGGCCGGGCTGGAAGGTTTTTACGGGCAATCATCAGCTCAGAAGCAGCAAAATAATCCTTACTTCCTTGTGGGAACCGACTTCATCCAGAACAATCAGATCCCGGGGATCGATTTTGCCACTGTCCACTCGTATCCCGATCAGTG GCTAAATGCATCAGACTACGAGAACCAGCTCTCATTCCTGAACAACTGGGTGACCACTCACATCCACGACGCCCAGAACATTCTCCGAAAGCCGCTCCTCTTCGCAGAGTTCGGGAAGTCATCGAAGGAGTCAGGTTACAGTCCTTCTCAAAGAGACCAGTTCTTCGAGACAGTCTACTCGGCGATCTATTCATCGGCCAGCAGCGGCGGGGCTGCAGCAGGGAGCATGTTCTGGCAGCTCCTGACCGAAGGGATGGATTCCTACAGGGACGGGTATGAAGTTGTCCTGAGTGAGAGCCCCTCGACGGCGAACTTGATCATGGCGCAGTCGAAGCAGCTGAGGAGGATAACGAAGATGTACGCGAGGCTGAGGAATGTCGAGATTTGGAGGAGAGTTAATGAAAATGGAGGGAAGATATAG
- the LOC116211413 gene encoding ornithine carbamoyltransferase, chloroplastic, with the protein MAAISSHCAASPAKPSLSSPASSFSGTSLRHFYRPVGALVSLPAISPSIRQPISCQISSSTSAPPSAMPKEKSEPKDFLHINDFDKETIMKILNRAVEVKSVIKSGDRSFQPFKGKSMAMIFAKPSMRTRVSFETGFFLLGGHAVYLGPDDIQMGKREETRDVARVLSGYNDIIMARVFAHQDILDLAKYSSVPVVNGLTDYNHPCQIMADALTMIEQIGRIEGTKVVYVGDGNNIVHSWLLLAAVIPFHFVCACPKGFEPDAKTVEKARQAGISKIEITNDPKEAVRGADVVYSDVWASMGQKEEAAYRRQVFQGFQVDEAMMKLAGPKAYFMHCLPAERGVEVTDEVIEAPNSIVFPQAENRMHAQNAIMLHLMGC; encoded by the exons ATGGCGGCGATCTCCAGTCACTGCGCGGCGTCACCCGCCAAgccttctctctcctcccctGCATCCTCCTTCTCTGGCACGAGTCTCCGCCACTTCTACCGCCCTGTCGGTGCTTTGGTTTCTCTCCCGGCGATTTCTCCCTCTATCCGGCAGCCGATCTCCTGCCAAATCTCGTCATCCACCTCCGCCCCGCCGTCTGCCATGCCGAAAG AAAAATCTGAGCCGAAGGACTTTCTGCACATTAATGATTTTGACAAAGAAACAATCATGAAAATATTGAACCGGGCAGTGGAGGTCAAGTCGGTGATCAAGTCTGGGGATAGGTCATTCCAACCATTTAAGGGGAAGTCTATGGCTATGATTTTTGCTAAGCCGTCGATGCGGACTCGGGTTTCTTTTGAGACTGGCTTTTTCTTGCTTGGGGGCCATGCCGTTTACTTAGGACCGGATGACATTCAGATGGGTAAGCGGGAGGAAACCCGTGATGTTGCCCGTGTTCTCTCTGGTTATAATGACATCATTATGGCGCGCGTATTTGCACATCAG GACATCCTCGATCTGGCTAAGTATTCGAGTGTACCCGTTGTTAATGGTCTGACTGATTATAACCATCCTTGCCAAATTATGGCTGATGCCCTTACCATGATTGAACAAATTGGCCGGATTGAAGGGACGAAG GTTGTCTATGTTGGAGATGGAAACAACATTGTGCACTCTTGGCTGTTGCTTGCAGCTGTTATCCCTTTCCATTTTGTCTGTGCCTGTCCTAAAGGATTTGAACCAGATGCAAAAACTGTTGAGAAGGCCAGACAGGCTGGAATAAGCAAGATTGAGATAACTAATGATCCTAAAGAAGCTGTCAGAGGAGCTGATGTTGTGTATTCAGATGTTTGGGCCAGCATGGGGCAGAAGGAAGAGGCTGCTTATCGTCgtcaagtgtttcaaggatTTCAG GTGGATGAAGCCATGATGAAGCTAGCGGGCCCAAAGGCTTACTTCATGCACTGTTTGCCTGCAGAAAGAGGGGTGGAGGTTACTGACGAAGTTATTGAAGCTCCAAATTCCATAGTCTTCCCACAGGCTGAGAATCGGATGCACGCTCAGAATGCTATCATGCTCCATCTAATGGGCTGCTGA
- the LOC116211420 gene encoding uncharacterized protein LOC116211420 isoform X2, translating to MGADFMPNGAAPAPAPLVLGLQPAALIDHVARVNWSLLDRVPGERGGSIPVSIEELEQILLEVKTHILSTHEDPHPVKAMAGGSVANTIRGLSAGFGISTGMVGAYGDDDQGQQFVSNMGCNGVDFSRMRKKEGPTGQCVCLVDALGNRTMRPCLSSAVKLQADELTHEDFNGAKWLVMRYGIFNLEVIKAAIGMAKQEGLLVSLDLASFEMVRNFKAPLLELLDSGNIDLCFANEDEAAELLRGEQRAKPEAALEFLATRCKWAVVTLGPNGCIAKHGKEIVRVPAIGGAKATDATGAGDLFASGFLYGLVKGLSLEDCCKVGTCSGGSVIRSLGGEVTPENWQWMYKQMQIKGLPLPEIRN from the exons ATGGGAGCAGACTTCATGCCCAACGGAGCCGCCCCAGCACCTGCCCCACTGGTGCTGGGCCTGCAGCCTGCGGCGCTCATCGACCACGTGGCTCGCGTCAATTGGTCCCTCCTCGACCGGGTCCCCGGCGAGCGCGGCGGCTCCATTCCC GTTTCAATCGAAGAGCTTGAGCAAATATTGCTTGAGGTGAAAACCCATATTTTGTCTACCCATGAAGATCCTCACCCCGTAAAAGCCATGGCAGGGGGCAGTGTAGCCAATACGATTCGAGGGCTCAGTGCAGGATTTGGTATCTCCACTGGGATGGTCGGAGCTTATGGAGATGATGATCAGGGCCAACAGTTTGTGAGTAATATGGGCTGCAATGGAGTGGACTTCTCAAGAATGAGGAAGAAGGAGGGTCCGACAGGTCAA TGTGTTTGTTTAGTTGATGCGCTAGGGAATCGTACAATGCGACCATGTCTTTCGAGTGCTGTGAAACTCCAG GCGGATGAATTGACTCATGAGGACTTCAATGGGGCAAAG TGGCTGGTAATGAGATACGGCATATTCAACTTGGAAGTTATTAAAGCGGCCATAGGGATGGCCAAGCAGGAGGGTCTTCTTGTCTCCTTAGATTTGGCAAGTTTTGAG ATGGTCCGGAACTTCAAAGCACCTCTTCTAGAGTTGCTGGACTCTGGGAATATAGACCTTTGCTTTGCAAATGAGGATGAAGCAGCAGAGCTGTTAAG GGGTGAGCAAAGAGCTAAACCCGAGGCTGCACTTGAATTTCTTGCCACACGGTGCAAGTGGGCTGTGGTGACTTTAGGCCCCAATGGATGCATAGCAAAGCACGGGAAAGAG ATTGTCCGAGTTCCTGCAATTGGGGGTGCAAAAGCCACAGATGCAACAGGAGCAGGGGATTTGTTTGCAAGCGGATTCTTGTACGGTTTAGTCAAAGGACTATCTCTTGAGGACTGCTGCAAAGTGGGGACATGTAGTGGTGGGTCCGTAATTCGGTCCCTCGGGGGCGAAGTCACCCCCGAGAACTGGCAATGGATGTATAAGCAGATGCAGATCAAGGGGCTCCCTCTTCCCGAAATCCGgaattga
- the LOC116211420 gene encoding uncharacterized protein LOC116211420 isoform X1 — translation MGADFMPNGAAPAPAPLVLGLQPAALIDHVARVNWSLLDRVPGERGGSIPVSIEELEQILLEVKTHILSTHEDPHPVKAMAGGSVANTIRGLSAGFGISTGMVGAYGDDDQGQQFVSNMGCNGVDFSRMRKKEGPTGQCVCLVDALGNRTMRPCLSSAVKLQVHSSHSADELTHEDFNGAKWLVMRYGIFNLEVIKAAIGMAKQEGLLVSLDLASFEMVRNFKAPLLELLDSGNIDLCFANEDEAAELLRGEQRAKPEAALEFLATRCKWAVVTLGPNGCIAKHGKEIVRVPAIGGAKATDATGAGDLFASGFLYGLVKGLSLEDCCKVGTCSGGSVIRSLGGEVTPENWQWMYKQMQIKGLPLPEIRN, via the exons ATGGGAGCAGACTTCATGCCCAACGGAGCCGCCCCAGCACCTGCCCCACTGGTGCTGGGCCTGCAGCCTGCGGCGCTCATCGACCACGTGGCTCGCGTCAATTGGTCCCTCCTCGACCGGGTCCCCGGCGAGCGCGGCGGCTCCATTCCC GTTTCAATCGAAGAGCTTGAGCAAATATTGCTTGAGGTGAAAACCCATATTTTGTCTACCCATGAAGATCCTCACCCCGTAAAAGCCATGGCAGGGGGCAGTGTAGCCAATACGATTCGAGGGCTCAGTGCAGGATTTGGTATCTCCACTGGGATGGTCGGAGCTTATGGAGATGATGATCAGGGCCAACAGTTTGTGAGTAATATGGGCTGCAATGGAGTGGACTTCTCAAGAATGAGGAAGAAGGAGGGTCCGACAGGTCAA TGTGTTTGTTTAGTTGATGCGCTAGGGAATCGTACAATGCGACCATGTCTTTCGAGTGCTGTGAAACTCCAGGTCCACTCTTCTCACTCG GCGGATGAATTGACTCATGAGGACTTCAATGGGGCAAAG TGGCTGGTAATGAGATACGGCATATTCAACTTGGAAGTTATTAAAGCGGCCATAGGGATGGCCAAGCAGGAGGGTCTTCTTGTCTCCTTAGATTTGGCAAGTTTTGAG ATGGTCCGGAACTTCAAAGCACCTCTTCTAGAGTTGCTGGACTCTGGGAATATAGACCTTTGCTTTGCAAATGAGGATGAAGCAGCAGAGCTGTTAAG GGGTGAGCAAAGAGCTAAACCCGAGGCTGCACTTGAATTTCTTGCCACACGGTGCAAGTGGGCTGTGGTGACTTTAGGCCCCAATGGATGCATAGCAAAGCACGGGAAAGAG ATTGTCCGAGTTCCTGCAATTGGGGGTGCAAAAGCCACAGATGCAACAGGAGCAGGGGATTTGTTTGCAAGCGGATTCTTGTACGGTTTAGTCAAAGGACTATCTCTTGAGGACTGCTGCAAAGTGGGGACATGTAGTGGTGGGTCCGTAATTCGGTCCCTCGGGGGCGAAGTCACCCCCGAGAACTGGCAATGGATGTATAAGCAGATGCAGATCAAGGGGCTCCCTCTTCCCGAAATCCGgaattga